In Vanessa cardui chromosome 6, ilVanCard2.1, whole genome shotgun sequence, the following proteins share a genomic window:
- the LOC124530687 gene encoding uncharacterized protein LOC124530687 — MVLFIIFNIIIYTHLIFGLNETFNYEKLHKFGLGRPIIYRRRNYNYEYPEELVTKRPDYIRSPYRNVYQGASPNKGDRRVYNKRFQYKPQVMGHKIICKGVFDCPLTHIAVETNGSIPIIFRGGVGYKYFTIIIRADAGDELSGRVRAFCARLIGDNTTEK, encoded by the exons ATGGTtttgttcataatatttaatattataatttacacgCATCTCATATTTGGTCTCAACGAAACCTTCAATTATGAAAAACTACACAAATTTGGATTAGGTCGTCCAATTATTTACAG ACGCAGGAATTATAATTACGAGTATCCCGAAGAACTGGTGACAAAGCGACCTGATTACATACGATCTCCATACAGAAATGTGTATCAAGGAGCTAGTCCAAACAAGGGTGACCGGAGGGTGTATAATAAAAGATTCCAATACAAGCCACAAGTTATGggtcataaaataatttgcaaagGAGTGTTCGATTGTCCG CTAACGCATATAGCTGTTGAAACAAATGGTAGCATTCCAATAATATTCCGTGGAGGCGTGGGGTACaaatattttacgattataATAAGGGCAGATGCTGGAGACGAGCTCTCCGGGAGAGTGAGAGCTTTCTGTGCACGTTTAATAGGTGATAACACAACTGAGAAATAA
- the LOC124530173 gene encoding rap1 GTPase-GDP dissociation stimulator 1-A, translating to MDGSSAKKSSSFEKLVIQNIENVSDLKTKLNEIISEGKNYEYDVSSCLKALLKSSDQVIVLLTVQAISELAKCPTKRETYAVKDVIEAILLMLNKEVTIERIDLIKQCCRALGNLCCDCDTTRKILIESNGIATLYNIMEISITQTNMPLNEIKLLTCKTLLNFVIGGQEYSESLVKGGLIECVKKILSMEFKKEQMEDDLVSTVLLILSVINDNDPEFLYDSNVNTAVLNILKETTNIEVSELCLEHLHTQAEHDTVKTLLANEGGVNLVCLRLEQLVQRLDSGELSADDNEVDTVMKQACDLIIIVLTGDEAMNILYNNGEGEVYLTMVRWLDSKNYQLLTTAVLAIGNFARRDDYCTQMMDDKIFDKLLDIFELYHGYSVRSQAESAEGAEGAESAESAESSVDANTACRLQHAALSAMRNLSVAPRNKRVAARTRAAAVLVAALPAVRDHHVAYKLLAAIRMLVDGQESVARVLAGSASALRAAARWGADAHAGAGGEAPRLLAWLVRLLPRDDALAGVVQAEGCISSLVNMLVASHSVMQNEAILALTLLAIHTLRNTPETVDIEKSFVTQLISSEIGKHVSVLMETNCAKMPVEVAENLVAFLDITSKNNTIVSDYKDAKVHESLKKLVESRKDFSDALKSCIDNINTVISDE from the exons ATGGACG GATCTTCAGCAAAGAAATCTTCTTCTTTTGAGAAATTGGTAATACAAAACATAGAAAATGTAAGTGATTTGAAAACAAAACTCAACGAAATAATTTCAGAAGGCAAAAATTATGAATACGATGTTTCGTCATGTCTTAAGGCCTTATTAAAAAGTAGTGACCAAGTAATAGTATTGCTGACTGTACAGGCAATATCAGAACTAGCGAAATGCCCAACAAAAAGAGAAACATATGCTGTAAAAGATGTTATTGAAGCTATTTTGCTAATGTTAAATAAGGAGGTAACTATAGAAcgtatagatttaataaaacagtGCTGTAGAGCGCTGGGTAATTTGTGCTGTGATTGTGACACaactagaaaaatattaattgaaagcAATGGTATTGCAACTCTTTACAACATCATGGAAATCAGCATAACTCAAACAAATATGccattgaatgaaataaaattgcttaCATGTAAAACATTGTTAAACTTCGTTATTGGTGGACAAGAATACTCAGAATCATTAGTGAAAGGAGGTTTAATagaatgtgtaaaaaaaatattgtctatggAATTTAAGAAGGAACAAATGGAAGATGATCTTGTATctacagttttattaatattaagtgtgATTAATGACAATGATCCTGAATTTCTGTATGATTCAAATGTAAATACTGCTGTGTTGAACATATTGAAGGAAACCACTAATATTGAAGTTTCCGAGTTGTGTTTAGAGCACTTACATACACAAGCTGAACAtg atACAGTGAAAACTCTTCTTGCTAATGAAGGGGGTGTCAACTTGGTATGCCTACGTCTTGAGCAACTTGTGCAAAGGCTTGACTCTGGCGAGTTAAGTGCTGATGACAATGAAGTTGATACAGTTATGAAACAAGCTTGTgaccttattattattgtactgaCTGGAG ATGAAGCTATGAACATCCTCTATAACAATGGAGAAGGTGAAGTGTACTTGACTATGGTAAGGTGGTTGGATTCTAAAAACTACCAGCTCCTTACCACAGCTGTGCTTGCCATCGGTAACTTTGCTAGACGGGATGACTACTGTACACAGATGATGGATGACAAAATCTTCGACAAGTTGcttg ATATTTTCGAATTGTACCACGGCTACAGCGTGCGCTCGCAGGCGGAGAGTGCGGAGGGCGCGGAGGGCGCGGAGAGCGCGGAGAGCGCGGAGAGCTCGGTGGACGCGAACACGGCGTGCCGCCTACAGCACGCGGCGCTGTCCGCCATGCGCAACCTCAGCGTGGCGCCGCGCAACAAGCGGGTCGCCGCCCGCAcgcgcgccgccgccgtgcTCGTGGCCGCGCTGCCCGCCGTGCGCGACCACCACGTAGCCTACAAGCTACTGGCCGCCATTCGCATGCTCGTTGATGGACAAG AGAGCGTGGCGCGAGTGTTGGCGGGGAGCGCTTCGGCGctgcgggcggcggcgcgctgGGGGGCGGACGCGCACGCGGGCGCGGGGGGGGAGGCGCCGCGCCTTCTGGCGTGGCTCGTGCGCCTTCTGCCGCGAGACGACGCGCTCGCGGGCGTCGTGCAG GCTGAAGGCTGTATCTCAAGTTTGGTAAATATGCTCGTAGCGTCTCACTCTGTAATGCAAAACGAGGCAATCCTAGCTCTCACCCTACTCGCTATACACACGCTCCGAAACACGCCGGAGACTGTCGACATAGAGAAGAGTTTTGTGACGCAGTTGATAAGTTCGGAAATAGGTAAGCACGTTTCGGTACTAATGGAGACGAATTGCGCTAAAATGCCGGTAGAGGTCGCTGAGAACCTCGTTGCCTTCCTCGATATCACGTCGAAGAACAACACCATCGTATCCGATTACAAGGATGCCAAAGTTCACGAATCATTGAAAAAACTCGTTGAATCTAGAAAAGATTTTAGCGACGCACTTAAGTcgtgtattgataatattaacacTGTTATATCTGATGAATAG